A part of Caretta caretta isolate rCarCar2 chromosome 1, rCarCar1.hap1, whole genome shotgun sequence genomic DNA contains:
- the LOC142072525 gene encoding olfactory receptor 52E4-like yields MSDSNTTHFTNPSTFILLGISGLEAAHVWISIPFCTMYTIAILGNFTILFVVKRERSLHAPMSYFLCMLAVTDLVLPTSMLPKMLSIFWFNSREIDFSACLTQMYFIHSFLVMESGILAAMGFDRYVAICHPLRHSTILTNPMVAKIGLAVVLRGGMLTLPYLLLVRQWPYCETNIIPDTYCAHIAVVNLACADTRISSYYGLFVLFCVKGLDMFFVALSYAQILRAIFRLPTKDARLKTFGTCISHLCAILTFYVPSLFSSLTYRFGQNVALHFRVLIGNLNILVPPMLNPIIYGVRTKQVRDRLLQLFIHKDI; encoded by the coding sequence atgtcagattccaacacaactcacttcaccaacccctccaccttcatcctgctgggcatttcCGGCCTGGAGGCAGCCCATGTCTGGATttccatccccttctgcaccatgtACACCATAGCTatcttggggaacttcaccatcctaTTCGTCGTGAAGAGGGAGCGGAGCCTCCATGCCCCCATGtcctatttcctctgcatgctggctgtCACCGACCTGGTCCTGCCTACATCCATGCtgcccaaaatgctgagcatcttctggttcaattcgAGGGAGATagatttcagtgcctgcctcacccagatgtacttCATTCACTCGTTCTTAGTGATGGAGTCTGGGATCCTCGCGGCCATGGGTTTTGACCGCTACGTGGccatctgccatcccctgagacattccaccatcctgacaaacCCCATGGTGGCCAAGATCGGCCTGGCTGTGGTTCTGCGTGGTGGCATGCTCACACTGCCCTATCTCCTCCTGGTGAGGCAGTGGCCATATTGCGAAACCAACATCATCCCCGATACGTACTGCGCGCATATAGCTGTGGTGAACCTGGCTTGCGCCGATACCCGCATCAGTAGTTATTATGGCCTCTTTGTGCTATTCTGTGTGAAGGGTCTGGATATGTTTTTTGTTGCATTGTCCTATGCCCAGATCCTCAGGGCTATCTTCCGCCTCCCCACAAAGGACGCCCGGCTCAAGACTTTTGGGACCtgcatctcccacctctgtgccatCTTAACCTTTTACGTCccatctctcttctcctccctcacaTATCGGTTTGGCCAGAATGTGGCCCTGCATTTCCGTGTTCTCATTGGCAACTTGAACATCCTGGTGCCCCCCATGCTAAACCCTATCATCTACGGGGTGAGGACCAAACAGGTCCGGGACAGGCTGCTCCAGCTCTTTATTCATAAAGACATCTAA